A window from Sphingobacterium hotanense encodes these proteins:
- a CDS encoding DUF6600 domain-containing protein has product MKNIRTYSFLASLILMIVGVFKSSEVSAQGYDDVTFDDFYYELDPYGDWDNDPEYGNVWYPDVERDFRPYGTNGYWSMTEYGNTWVSNYDWGWAPFHYGRWVHSARRGWGWIPGYEWGPGWVSWRSGGGYYGWAPMSPGISVNVSFNLPIDLWVFIPTARIYDPYIHRHWSYGSRYRNIYNRTTVINNTYIVNNHHYYSGPSRRDIERNTGRRVDVRNVRFDNNRGASRADRRNVSIFRPNRDNMERIRGERASSSRNGRVENRGNSRVENRGNARVDNNRNSRVENRNEGRTNRSNESRVDRNDRSNGDYTIKRNERGQREMHIGNSNGRNERLTVTRQPNNTRTDRSAGNIRNESRTNRESNRQIQRERPTRQIGTSESRQPRSSSQGRTAWDRGTSSRPSRSEAAPQRMERSPRQSAPSSREQRAPQQREQRAPQQREQRAPQQREQQSRQPSRVFQASNTQRSSMERPSRSSQVERSSSNVSRQSGNRSNGGSARVERGNGRGRN; this is encoded by the coding sequence ATGAAAAACATAAGGACATACAGCTTTCTAGCATCCCTGATCTTGATGATCGTTGGGGTCTTTAAATCCAGCGAAGTATCCGCTCAAGGATACGATGATGTCACTTTTGATGACTTCTACTATGAGCTGGATCCTTATGGTGATTGGGATAATGACCCAGAATATGGGAATGTGTGGTATCCTGATGTCGAAAGAGACTTCAGACCCTACGGAACCAACGGGTATTGGTCAATGACCGAATATGGTAACACATGGGTTTCCAATTATGATTGGGGTTGGGCTCCCTTCCACTATGGGCGTTGGGTTCATTCTGCGCGCCGCGGATGGGGATGGATTCCGGGATACGAATGGGGACCAGGATGGGTAAGCTGGAGATCAGGTGGTGGATACTACGGATGGGCACCAATGTCGCCTGGAATAAGTGTGAATGTATCGTTTAACTTGCCAATAGATTTATGGGTATTTATCCCAACAGCGCGCATCTATGACCCTTATATCCACAGGCACTGGTCCTATGGTTCTAGATACCGCAATATCTACAACAGAACAACGGTAATTAACAATACCTATATTGTAAATAACCACCATTACTACAGTGGCCCATCACGTCGCGATATCGAACGCAACACTGGCCGCCGCGTAGATGTTCGTAACGTACGTTTCGACAACAACAGAGGCGCAAGCCGTGCCGACCGTCGCAATGTATCCATCTTCCGCCCGAACCGCGACAATATGGAGCGTATCAGAGGCGAACGTGCTAGCAGCAGCAGAAATGGCCGTGTAGAAAATAGAGGTAACTCCCGCGTGGAAAACAGAGGTAATGCGCGTGTGGATAATAACAGAAACTCACGTGTGGAAAACCGCAACGAGGGCCGCACCAACCGTTCAAATGAGAGCCGTGTAGACCGTAACGACCGTTCAAACGGCGATTACACAATCAAACGTAACGAACGTGGACAGCGGGAAATGCACATCGGAAACTCAAACGGGAGAAACGAGCGTTTAACGGTAACTAGACAACCGAATAATACACGCACTGATCGTTCGGCAGGAAACATTCGCAACGAAAGCAGAACGAACAGAGAGAGCAACCGTCAGATTCAAAGAGAGCGTCCAACGCGTCAGATTGGTACTTCTGAATCGCGTCAGCCACGCTCTTCGAGCCAAGGGCGCACAGCATGGGATCGCGGCACTTCTTCTAGACCTTCTAGAAGCGAAGCAGCACCACAACGCATGGAACGTAGCCCACGCCAATCAGCACCGAGCTCGCGTGAGCAACGTGCGCCGCAACAACGTGAGCAGCGTGCGCCACAACAACGTGAGCAACGCGCTCCACAACAACGTGAACAACAATCGCGTCAGCCGAGCCGCGTTTTCCAAGCGAGCAACACACAGCGTAGCAGCATGGAAAGACCATCACGTTCATCACAAGTTGAACGTAGCTCGTCAAACGTAAGCCGCCAATCGGGCAACCGCTCAAACGGTGGTAGTGCACGCGTAGAACGTGGAAACGGTCGCGGTAGAAACTAG
- a CDS encoding MlaE family ABC transporter permease: MAKKIESLLLEFAKLHRFLMRFFREVVSPPYEFKEIVRQCYEVGWKSFPLISLTGFIVGFVFTKQSRPSLEEFGAASWLPNLISIAIVRALAPLVTALIASGKVGSQIGAELSSMNVTEQIDAMEVSGTNPFKFLISTRILATTIMIPVLCFYVSGIGLAGGYLSIISKDQLSVLSYITQVFEAIAPKDVFAMVFRAIVFGFTIGFVSTYVGYYSSKGTEGVGKAANSAVVASMFIVFIEELLIVQILALMG; the protein is encoded by the coding sequence ATGGCGAAGAAAATAGAATCTTTACTACTTGAATTTGCAAAGCTGCATCGTTTCCTGATGCGTTTTTTTCGCGAGGTAGTAAGTCCACCCTATGAATTCAAAGAGATTGTTAGGCAGTGTTATGAAGTGGGATGGAAATCCTTTCCGCTGATCAGTCTAACGGGTTTTATCGTGGGTTTTGTATTTACGAAACAGTCCAGGCCCTCTTTGGAAGAGTTCGGTGCAGCGTCTTGGCTTCCCAATTTAATTTCTATTGCTATCGTTCGTGCATTAGCGCCGCTGGTTACGGCTTTGATTGCTTCGGGCAAGGTGGGTTCTCAGATCGGGGCCGAGTTAAGTTCGATGAACGTTACGGAGCAGATTGATGCGATGGAGGTTTCAGGAACCAATCCATTTAAATTTTTGATCAGTACGCGTATTCTCGCAACGACCATCATGATTCCGGTATTGTGTTTTTACGTGTCTGGTATCGGTTTAGCGGGCGGTTACCTGAGTATTATATCGAAAGACCAACTTAGCGTGTTAAGTTATATTACCCAAGTTTTTGAAGCGATTGCTCCAAAAGATGTTTTTGCTATGGTATTCCGTGCAATTGTCTTTGGATTCACGATTGGCTTCGTTAGTACCTACGTAGGTTATTATTCTTCAAAAGGAACAGAGGGAGTAGGAAAGGCGGCCAATAGCGCCGTTGTAGCATCGATGTTTATTGTTTTTATTGAGGAACTACTGATTGTTCAAATTTTAGCTTTAATGGGGTAA
- a CDS encoding MlaD family protein has product MATTEERKRSIIVGLFTLIGLVILVAGILVLGTQQNKFSKNLALTTYFKDVKGLKVGNNVWFSGVKVGIIKEIKFESVENVRVVMSVEEKSSQFIRKDVIATLSSDGLIGNAIISLVGGSENIPAIKDGDVIKSGVSGGMEAMLSTLQVNNENLLEITKNFATLSKQMVEGKGAVGALMTDEEIANNLRKSVNSLNSTMTTANMAVNNLVTLTNKLNSDQGLIHDLSTDTQVFASLRESAAQLQGVTQTASALMANLNETTARLNDKNNAIGVLTNDAEAANEIKQILKNLNMGTEKLDQNMEALQSNFLLRGFFKKKAKEEAAQAQDTLTN; this is encoded by the coding sequence ATGGCAACAACAGAAGAGAGAAAACGATCGATTATCGTAGGTTTATTTACCTTGATAGGATTAGTTATTTTGGTGGCTGGTATTTTAGTGTTGGGTACACAACAAAATAAATTTAGCAAGAATCTGGCATTGACAACCTATTTCAAAGATGTGAAGGGCTTAAAAGTTGGTAACAACGTTTGGTTCTCGGGAGTCAAGGTGGGTATCATCAAAGAGATTAAGTTTGAGAGCGTTGAGAATGTGCGGGTTGTGATGAGTGTGGAAGAGAAATCGAGCCAATTTATCCGTAAGGATGTTATTGCGACGCTTAGTTCTGACGGTTTGATTGGTAATGCGATCATTAGTTTGGTGGGCGGTAGTGAGAATATCCCGGCAATTAAAGATGGTGATGTAATCAAATCGGGCGTTTCCGGCGGTATGGAGGCGATGCTTTCCACATTGCAGGTGAACAATGAAAACTTATTAGAAATTACGAAGAACTTTGCGACCCTGTCTAAGCAGATGGTAGAAGGTAAAGGTGCTGTTGGGGCATTGATGACGGACGAAGAGATTGCTAATAACTTAAGAAAGTCTGTCAACTCTTTGAATTCAACGATGACAACTGCGAATATGGCGGTAAATAATTTGGTGACATTGACCAATAAATTGAATTCAGATCAGGGATTGATTCATGATCTTTCGACCGATACACAGGTATTTGCTAGCTTACGTGAATCGGCAGCACAGTTGCAGGGCGTAACGCAAACTGCATCCGCTTTGATGGCGAATCTGAACGAGACAACGGCGCGTTTGAATGATAAGAATAATGCGATTGGTGTACTTACCAATGATGCAGAGGCTGCTAATGAGATTAAGCAAATCTTAAAGAACCTGAATATGGGAACAGAGAAGCTTGATCAAAATATGGAGGCATTGCAAAGCAACTTCTTGTTAAGAGGCTTCTTTAAAAAGAAGGCGAAAGAGGAAGCAGCTCAAGCTCAAGATACTTTAACAAATTAA
- a CDS encoding RluA family pseudouridine synthase — protein sequence MANITESDVLYEDNHYIAINKRGGDIVQVDNSGDKSMEEMVKDFVAEKYQKPNGAFLGVIHRLDRPVSGMILFAKTSKGLDRMNRLFHDRKVKKTYLAVVREKPPHMKGTLKNWLLRDRKKMITKAYDREVKNGSFAELDYEVIGHLDGFYLLKVNPLTGRTHQIRSQLAYMGCPIVGDNKYGYPRGSLKRTICLHSRSLAFEHPIKEEAMLIKAPLPVDGFWEKFNVLLSDKL from the coding sequence ATGGCAAATATTACGGAAAGCGATGTTTTATACGAGGACAATCACTATATAGCAATCAATAAGCGTGGCGGCGATATCGTTCAGGTAGATAATTCCGGCGATAAGTCGATGGAAGAGATGGTGAAGGATTTCGTGGCAGAGAAATATCAGAAGCCTAACGGCGCTTTTCTTGGGGTTATCCATCGATTGGATCGTCCGGTGAGCGGTATGATTTTATTCGCAAAGACCAGCAAGGGATTAGATCGTATGAATCGTTTGTTTCATGATCGTAAGGTAAAAAAGACTTACTTGGCAGTTGTTCGCGAAAAGCCGCCGCATATGAAAGGCACTTTGAAGAACTGGTTGCTTCGGGATCGGAAGAAAATGATTACCAAGGCGTATGATCGTGAGGTGAAGAATGGAAGTTTTGCAGAGCTTGATTACGAAGTTATTGGCCATTTAGACGGTTTTTATTTATTGAAAGTAAATCCGCTAACAGGCCGTACGCATCAGATCCGCAGTCAACTGGCGTATATGGGCTGTCCGATCGTTGGGGATAATAAATACGGATATCCGCGCGGAAGTTTAAAGCGTACGATATGTCTCCATTCTCGCTCCTTGGCATTCGAACATCCTATAAAAGAAGAAGCTATGCTTATTAAGGCACCCCTTCCGGTGGATGGTTTTTGGGAGAAATTCAATGTGCTGCTAAGCGATAAGTTATAA
- a CDS encoding sensor histidine kinase, translated as MIKKTSRYRKNLGLLVAFVAFLTILYIIAVFLARVMMSNYVESEFYNRKVDVFDATLKPFNNFFNNSISEVSNYQGYLDSVHAVTYAEKILRKNPFVDEVVFYDVLFTNQNSAVRGVRFQNLLIFPQSIYSFKLDERNRLLRNRIDETENRPTSDDFNNMAIKMVNFLDVLDDSTSLTENDIYRIFYNTVPGKVTYLNIPRVSTLRAYKTLMEDTVTNDVAYDQDLFVYKINPAKIKIENVQPRLYEKINVLAIADPNLTEEEGFISTEMPLPGALSEYKLQFDSSEQFLRGEINRQFFPVVLGVSLLYAVLLLIVYLIYRNIAINSRLFQLQYDFINNLTHEFKTPVSVIKIAGNNIKSAEKISDQERHMYGKILDQEADKLNNLMNKLLSFTQIENKSLKFKGEYVDLNSFCEEIFAATKIKYPDLNLTSKIDVDSSMYTDPILLNSVFQNLIDNAYKYSEVSRKFIDISVEQNKKNFVIQFSDKGIGINKNELRNIFKKFYRVKNQFNQSGSVGLGLAFCKEITEFMGGEIKVSSIEGEGTVFTLIFPR; from the coding sequence ATGATCAAAAAAACGAGTAGATATCGGAAAAATTTGGGTTTGTTGGTTGCCTTCGTGGCCTTCCTGACTATTCTCTACATTATCGCCGTATTCCTCGCTCGTGTGATGATGTCAAACTATGTCGAGTCGGAATTCTATAACCGCAAGGTCGATGTTTTCGATGCGACCCTTAAACCATTCAATAATTTCTTTAATAACAGCATATCCGAAGTTTCAAACTACCAAGGTTATTTGGATTCTGTGCATGCGGTTACTTATGCTGAGAAGATTCTTCGTAAGAATCCTTTTGTGGATGAAGTTGTGTTTTATGACGTTCTCTTTACGAATCAAAACAGCGCTGTTAGAGGGGTTCGGTTTCAGAATCTGTTGATCTTTCCGCAATCCATCTACTCCTTCAAGCTCGATGAGCGTAATAGATTGCTTCGGAACCGCATCGACGAAACGGAAAATAGACCGACTTCGGACGATTTTAACAATATGGCCATCAAAATGGTCAACTTTCTGGACGTGTTGGATGATTCGACGTCGCTGACCGAGAATGATATTTACCGTATATTTTATAATACAGTGCCCGGAAAGGTCACATATTTGAATATTCCGCGCGTCAGTACGTTGCGAGCGTATAAAACTTTGATGGAAGATACCGTAACGAATGATGTTGCCTATGATCAGGACTTGTTTGTTTATAAGATAAATCCAGCAAAGATTAAGATTGAGAACGTTCAGCCACGATTATATGAGAAAATAAATGTTCTGGCGATTGCTGATCCTAACTTGACGGAAGAGGAAGGTTTTATCAGCACAGAAATGCCACTACCCGGTGCATTATCAGAATATAAGCTGCAATTTGACTCATCGGAACAGTTCTTGCGAGGAGAGATTAATAGACAGTTCTTTCCGGTAGTGTTGGGCGTATCGTTGCTGTATGCCGTTCTGCTATTGATTGTTTACTTGATCTACCGAAATATCGCGATCAATAGTAGGCTGTTTCAATTGCAATATGATTTCATCAATAACTTGACCCACGAATTTAAAACGCCTGTTAGTGTGATTAAGATTGCTGGGAATAATATCAAAAGTGCGGAGAAGATTTCTGATCAAGAGCGACATATGTATGGGAAAATCTTGGATCAGGAAGCGGATAAGCTAAATAATTTGATGAATAAACTGCTGTCATTCACGCAGATAGAAAATAAATCTCTAAAATTTAAGGGAGAATACGTGGATTTGAACAGTTTTTGCGAGGAGATATTTGCAGCGACGAAGATTAAATATCCAGATTTGAATTTAACTTCAAAAATCGACGTTGACAGTAGCATGTACACGGATCCGATTTTGTTAAATTCGGTGTTCCAAAACTTGATTGATAATGCCTATAAATATTCCGAAGTTTCAAGAAAATTTATAGATATTAGTGTAGAGCAAAATAAGAAGAATTTTGTGATTCAGTTTTCGGACAAAGGAATTGGAATTAATAAGAACGAGCTTAGAAATATATTTAAGAAATTTTATAGAGTTAAGAACCAGTTCAATCAAAGTGGTAGTGTAGGATTAGGACTGGCATTTTGTAAAGAAATTACTGAATTTATGGGCGGAGAGATCAAAGTAAGTAGCATTGAAGGTGAAGGAACCGTATTTACGTTGATATTTCCAAGATAA
- a CDS encoding response regulator transcription factor produces the protein MNKEITIAVVEDDDNLRFLVSHRLQTENYNVIQCSDGLEAEKLILESSPDIVLLDWMLPGKEGIEVCEGIRKAGFENIIIMMTAKSQDIDKIDAYSYGVTDYITKPFNMDVLVAMIENKVRFFVPKVQNEVYYFGDTEHHPNVHSLIRDGKKIELTILENRILLHFLQNKGKDITREELMEVVWGYSSNVNTRTLDMHVVRLRKKIETNPDKPYYLQTVRGLGYRFISEEEEEEGAS, from the coding sequence ATGAACAAAGAAATAACTATTGCAGTTGTAGAGGACGACGATAATTTGCGTTTTCTTGTAAGCCATCGACTTCAAACTGAAAATTATAATGTCATCCAATGTAGTGACGGTCTGGAGGCTGAAAAGTTGATCTTAGAATCGTCGCCTGATATTGTATTGTTAGACTGGATGCTCCCCGGCAAAGAGGGAATCGAGGTCTGCGAAGGAATCCGTAAAGCTGGATTTGAGAATATCATTATCATGATGACTGCAAAATCACAGGATATTGATAAGATTGACGCCTATAGCTACGGCGTAACAGATTATATCACTAAACCGTTCAATATGGACGTGTTGGTAGCTATGATCGAGAATAAAGTACGCTTCTTTGTGCCGAAGGTTCAAAATGAAGTGTATTACTTCGGTGATACGGAACATCATCCTAATGTACACTCGTTGATCAGAGATGGTAAGAAGATTGAGCTTACGATATTGGAGAACCGTATTTTGCTTCATTTCTTACAGAACAAAGGTAAGGACATCACTCGTGAAGAACTGATGGAGGTTGTTTGGGGTTATAGCTCGAACGTCAATACGCGCACCTTGGATATGCACGTCGTACGTCTTCGTAAGAAGATTGAGACGAATCCGGATAAGCCTTACTATCTGCAAACTGTACGTGGTTTGGGGTATCGTTTCATCAGCGAAGAAGAGGAAGAAGAAGGCGCTTCATAA
- a CDS encoding DUF4286 family protein, translated as MFLYNVSIIIEDSVHQSLLDWIKQQLLTNGDPALKLLKMLYSPHEGQTYCLQIVVEDEQAIEDFKAGLIQNLQEHIASNYQDKAFIFDSVMQYIPQQ; from the coding sequence ATGTTTTTATACAATGTTTCTATTATTATCGAAGATTCTGTTCATCAGTCCTTACTTGATTGGATAAAACAACAACTCTTAACTAACGGAGATCCAGCATTAAAATTGTTAAAAATGCTTTACTCTCCTCATGAAGGACAAACCTATTGTTTACAGATAGTAGTGGAGGATGAGCAGGCAATTGAAGACTTTAAAGCTGGACTTATTCAAAATCTACAGGAACATATAGCAAGCAATTATCAAGATAAAGCTTTTATTTTCGATAGTGTGATGCAATACATCCCACAACAATAA
- a CDS encoding DUF983 domain-containing protein: MSISKFQAVLSSKCPRCRTSKMFSGSAYGLSRQKMHEHCPHCGFKFEIEPGYFYAAMYVSYAFSVGEVLCMALVTALATKSESPWTYIIVLFTTIVLFAPFNYRYSRLVLLHYLSPKVSYNPKYAEVKNKL, translated from the coding sequence ATGTCTATTTCAAAGTTTCAAGCAGTACTTTCATCGAAATGTCCACGCTGTAGAACAAGTAAGATGTTCTCTGGCTCTGCATATGGACTTTCTAGGCAGAAGATGCACGAGCATTGTCCGCACTGTGGATTCAAATTTGAGATTGAGCCGGGTTATTTCTATGCAGCGATGTACGTAAGTTATGCCTTTTCAGTAGGAGAGGTGCTCTGTATGGCGTTGGTAACCGCCTTAGCGACAAAGAGCGAATCGCCATGGACCTATATCATCGTGCTTTTCACGACAATTGTACTTTTTGCTCCTTTTAACTACCGCTATTCCAGATTGGTACTTTTGCATTATTTATCGCCAAAAGTATCGTATAATCCAAAATACGCGGAAGTTAAAAATAAGCTGTAA
- a CDS encoding S9 family peptidase, producing the protein MNFRILIFLVSVLLAAASCKSKNGRDEIIPVEDFFVKPDKSNFRLSPDGSKIAYLGVHDHCKNIFVLDLIQPDSSKQLTYQSSLNVQGFFWADDEQIIFSNTQSMSDSLRLFRINVHTEERHPLVETDDVKLRWIGPLRSTQGSLVVGMNKRDSSLFDLYRVHLDGRPSEMIYKNPGNVVNWIGSPDGVVRLALTSDSVQESILYRASEAEPFREVMRNDFETTFIPMGFVKGSKSLIYALSNDQRDKMSLVEYDASQGKEIRNLYEDKLGDLNFEGYSSNLQELLYTSSFVNRNKKSMINPSFKEAYEYLKSKFPEMEIDFFDSDTSLNGFIVRAYSDVHPGELYYFNKANKELKLLSEDNPKLKDLKLNNMEEVSYLSRDNKTIHAYITYPKSGRKNCPVVVLVHDGPNRRNEWGFDSEVQFLTNRGYAVFQVNYRGSMGYGKEFWTAGFKEWGGKIQSDISDGVAWLIHQGIADKDRIAIMGAGFGGYSALYASVFNPMYRCAISSSGYSNLFTYFREIPPHLKHYVQLYYRIIGNPEKESELFQAISPIFHADKVRIPILYFQGGKDKYTSVTDANQFVSKLKSNQVPVRYIFKKDEGKRFRNEENVVEYYQEIERFLAENLK; encoded by the coding sequence ATGAATTTTAGAATTTTGATTTTTCTTGTGAGCGTTTTGTTGGCTGCAGCATCCTGTAAGTCAAAAAATGGACGTGATGAAATCATACCTGTTGAGGACTTCTTTGTAAAACCGGATAAGAGTAATTTTCGACTATCGCCCGATGGTAGTAAGATTGCTTATTTAGGTGTACACGACCACTGCAAGAATATCTTTGTTCTCGATTTAATACAGCCAGATTCTTCTAAACAGCTTACTTACCAATCAAGTCTCAATGTTCAAGGTTTCTTTTGGGCAGACGATGAGCAGATTATATTTTCCAATACGCAGTCGATGAGCGATAGCTTGCGATTGTTTCGCATCAACGTGCATACTGAGGAACGACATCCTTTGGTGGAAACCGATGATGTGAAGCTTCGCTGGATTGGCCCTTTGCGTAGCACACAGGGAAGTCTGGTGGTAGGAATGAACAAGCGTGATTCGTCGCTTTTTGACCTGTATCGAGTTCATTTAGACGGTCGACCAAGTGAGATGATCTATAAAAATCCTGGAAACGTAGTCAATTGGATAGGTTCACCGGATGGGGTGGTTCGTTTGGCGCTCACCAGCGACAGTGTGCAAGAATCTATCCTTTATCGTGCATCGGAGGCGGAGCCTTTTCGTGAGGTGATGCGCAATGATTTCGAAACAACGTTTATTCCGATGGGTTTTGTGAAGGGGTCGAAGTCGCTTATTTACGCTTTGTCAAATGACCAGCGCGATAAGATGTCACTAGTGGAGTATGACGCTTCGCAAGGAAAGGAGATACGTAATTTATATGAGGATAAATTAGGCGATTTGAATTTCGAAGGCTATTCTAGTAATCTTCAAGAGCTTTTGTACACCAGTTCATTCGTCAATCGGAATAAAAAATCGATGATCAACCCTTCTTTCAAGGAGGCTTACGAGTATCTAAAGTCGAAGTTTCCGGAGATGGAGATTGATTTTTTTGATAGCGATACTTCCTTGAATGGTTTTATCGTTCGTGCGTACAGCGATGTGCATCCTGGTGAGCTTTATTATTTCAATAAAGCGAATAAGGAGTTGAAATTGCTATCAGAGGACAACCCGAAGCTAAAAGATTTGAAACTCAATAATATGGAGGAGGTGAGTTATCTGTCACGGGATAACAAAACCATCCACGCTTATATCACCTATCCGAAATCGGGTAGAAAGAATTGCCCTGTTGTGGTCTTGGTTCACGACGGTCCGAATCGTCGGAATGAATGGGGCTTTGATTCGGAAGTTCAGTTTCTGACGAATCGTGGATACGCGGTGTTCCAGGTGAACTATAGGGGTTCGATGGGATATGGTAAAGAATTTTGGACCGCGGGTTTCAAGGAATGGGGCGGTAAAATCCAGTCTGATATTTCCGACGGTGTTGCCTGGTTGATTCACCAGGGGATTGCCGACAAGGATAGGATCGCGATTATGGGAGCAGGCTTCGGAGGGTATTCCGCATTGTATGCATCGGTATTTAATCCGATGTATCGTTGTGCGATTTCTTCTTCGGGGTATAGTAATTTGTTTACATATTTCAGGGAAATTCCCCCGCATTTGAAGCATTATGTGCAACTTTATTATAGGATTATAGGAAATCCGGAAAAGGAATCTGAGTTGTTTCAGGCGATATCGCCGATTTTCCATGCAGATAAGGTGCGTATTCCGATTTTATATTTCCAAGGCGGGAAAGATAAGTACACATCTGTTACGGATGCGAATCAGTTCGTAAGTAAATTGAAAAGTAATCAGGTTCCGGTGCGATATATATTCAAGAAAGACGAAGGTAAGCGTTTTAGAAACGAGGAGAACGTTGTTGAATACTACCAAGAAATAGAGCGTTTTTTAGCTGAGAATTTGAAATAG
- a CDS encoding ABC transporter ATP-binding protein, with product MEQKKVAQINYDDVVIHVDGVSKSFGDLHVLRNVDLQLYNGENLVVLGRSGTGKSVLIKLISGLLKPDSGNIHVLGETVNELSEKELRALRLRIGFSFQNSALYDSMTVRENLEFPLVRNKRNLTRAEINREVEDVLDGVGLLRAINQMPSELSGGQRKRIGIARTLILRPDIMMYDEPTAGLDPITCLDINSLINEVQERYKTSSIIITHDLACAKMVGDRVAMLLDGRFERVGKFDEIFDTNDERVKPFYDYNFIV from the coding sequence ATGGAACAGAAAAAAGTAGCTCAGATTAATTACGATGATGTTGTCATCCATGTTGATGGTGTCAGTAAGTCTTTTGGTGATCTGCACGTGTTGCGCAATGTGGATCTGCAGCTTTATAATGGTGAAAACCTGGTTGTACTAGGCCGTTCGGGTACTGGTAAATCCGTATTGATAAAGCTGATTTCGGGACTTTTGAAACCTGACTCGGGAAACATTCACGTGCTTGGCGAGACGGTGAACGAATTGAGCGAGAAGGAATTGCGCGCGCTACGCTTGCGTATTGGTTTTTCCTTCCAGAACTCGGCTTTATACGATAGTATGACGGTTCGCGAGAATTTGGAGTTTCCATTGGTTCGTAATAAACGTAATCTCACAAGAGCAGAGATCAATCGCGAGGTGGAAGACGTATTGGATGGTGTAGGTTTGCTTCGTGCCATCAATCAAATGCCATCAGAGCTTTCCGGAGGTCAGCGTAAGCGTATCGGTATTGCCAGAACATTAATTTTGCGCCCTGATATTATGATGTATGATGAGCCTACAGCGGGTCTTGACCCGATTACCTGTTTGGATATCAACTCCTTGATCAATGAGGTGCAGGAGCGATATAAAACTTCTTCTATCATTATTACGCACGATTTAGCTTGTGCGAAGATGGTTGGCGATCGTGTAGCGATGTTGTTAGACGGACGATTTGAGCGCGTTGGCAAATTCGACGAGATATTTGATACAAATGATGAAAGGGTTAAGCCTTTCTATGATTATAATTTTATTGTATAA